The Nocardia vinacea genome contains the following window.
TTGGGATCGTGCTCGTCGAATCTCGAAGCGGTACTTTCGATGGTTCGTCATGGGATCGATATAGCGGCTGTGGAGGCGCCGGTAACGGCGCTCGAACACGCGCGAGCAATGGCATCACGGGGGCACAGCGTGGATGTGATGCTGCGGTTCTATCGGTTGGGACATGAGTTCTTCACCGAGAAGCTTTCCGAAGCGCTGACTGACTCGATCGACGACCCCGCTGTCGCGTTGCGGACGTTTGTCGATCTCGAGCGGTTCGGGTTTCGATACATCGACCGCATCTCCAGTCTTGTAGCTGCCGAGTACGTCGCTGAGCTCGACCGACGCCAGAACCAGGCAAGGGCCGAGCGCGCCGATGTCGTGCGGGCCTTGCTCGCTGGGGAACGTGTCGACATCGCTCGGGCCGAACGTGTGCTCGGCCACCGGCTCACCGGTCGGCAGATCGGCTTCGTGTGCTGGGTCGACGACCGCGGCGTCGACCTCGAGGGATTCGCTCGGCAGGTTGGAAGGTTCCTTGGGGCGGGTCACTCGCTCGTCGTGGCGGACGGTCCACTCGCGGTGTGGGGATGGGCATCGATCACGGGGGAGGTGAGGACCTCGCTCACGGGCATGGCGACGGAGTTTCCCGGCGAAAGTAAAAACGTTCATATCGCGGTGGGCTCTCCCTATCCGGGGGCTGCCGGCTTCCGTACCTCCCACCTGGAGGCTCTACGCACTCGCCGCGTCATCGAACTGTCCGGTCGCGCGGCGCCATCGATTACTCAGTTCAGCGATGTCGCGTTGGTGGATGCCATCTCGCGCGACCTGGATGCGGCGCGAGCCTTCGTCGCCGCTCAGCTCGGCGCTCTCGCACGGGACGACGCGAAAGAGCGCGGCGAGCGCGCCGCACTCCTGGCTGTGCTCGACGCGCAAGGGAGTCTGGCGATCGCAGCACGCACCTTGGGAATCCACCGGAACACGGTCCTGCAAAGGGTGCGTCGTGCCGAAGAGCGCAGGGGCCGGCCCGCAACTGTCAAGATCGCCGAACTGCATGCCGCCCTCCTCGTCTGCGACGTGCTGGGGGCCTCGGTTTTGCGCGAGTCATAGCCGCACCGACGGACGCCGAGCGTGCCGGGATGTGCTCGCAGCACACCGGAGAGGGCTGAGATGGCCTTGTCGACCGATACCGGTCGTTAATAGGTTGTGAGGCATCTCATCCCGAAGCGCGAAGGAGGAGTCCGATGTCGACGACGACTCGACACCCCCAACCCCCAGCAGCCGCCTCGCAGCACGCCTTGCCTGATCCGGGCGAGCAAGTTCCTACGCTGTCCTGGCCGATAGTCGGCATCTTCACATTTGCGCTTGCGCTCTTCGGCGCCTCGACCTGGGCCGCGCTCACCGACGCTTTGCCTGCGATCGCCACCATCGCCGCGAGCTCCGCGGCAATCTTCGTCCTGTTCACCGTGTTGCACGACGCCTCGCATTACTCGATCAGCTCCCATCGCTGGGTCAACGTCGCCTTCGGTCGCGTGGCAATGTTCTTCGTCTCGCCGCTGATCTCATTCAAGTCGTTCGCGTTCATCCATATCGAGCACCACCGCAACACCAATGACGGTGAGTTCGATCCCGATCACTTCGTCAGCGCCGCACCCTGGTGGCAGCTGCCCATCCGTTTCCCGGCAATGGACCTGCCGTATATCGGTTTCTTGGTGCGTAACCTGCGCCGGCGCCCACGCGCCGAGGTCCTGGAAACGGCGGCGTTGATGACCTTTTCGGTGACGGTGATCGTGGCGGCCGCTTTCGCCGGATATCTGTGGACGCTCGCGGTGATCTGCCTGATTCCCGGGCGGGTGGCGATGTTCGTGCTCGCATGGTGGTTCGACTGGCTACCCCACCACGACCTGGAAGACACCCAACGCGAGAACCGCTATCGCGCGACCCGCAACCGCGTCGGCTCGGAGTGGATCCTGACTCCTCTGCTCTTGTCGCAGAACTACCACCTGGTCCACCACTTGCATCCCTCCATTCCCTTCTACCGCTACGTCGCGGTCTGGCGACGCAATGAGGCCGCCTACCTAGAGCGCGACTCGGCAATAGGCACCGTCTTCGGGCAGCAGCTCGACGCCACGCAGTACCGCGAGTGGAAACGCCTCAACGGCAAACTAGCCGCACTGCTCCCGGTTCGGATACCGCGTTCCTCCGCGGCACGCCATGCCAGCGCCCACCCGATCCCCGTCACAAGCGTCGAGCCCCTGACTCCGGACAGCGTCAAAGTCACTTTCGACGTTCCCGATCACCTCAGCGATCAGTTCCAATTCCAGGCGGGCCAACACCTGACCGTTCGACGCCGCATCGGTGGGCGGGAGGTGCGGCGAAACTACTCGATCTGCACCTCGGCCACATCGGGAGAACTGGCGATCGGAGTACGGCACATCGCGGGCGGGATGTTCTCGACCTTCGCGGTCGAAACGCTGCGAGCCGGTGATGTCCTGGAGCTGATGACGCCCACGGGTAGCTTCGGCGCACCCCTTGATCCACTCGCTCGGCGCGACTATGTCGCGGTGGCGGCAGGGAGCGGCATCACGCCCATCCTGTCGATCATGCGCACCACGATGGAGATCGAGACCGAGAGCCGTTTCATCCTCTTCTACGGCAACAGAACCGCAGAGTCGACCATGTTCGCCTCCGAACTCGATGAGCTCGAATCTCGATATGCAGACCGGTTACGCATATTCCACATCCGCTCAGGTGAGGCGCACCACCCCGCCGCTGTTCGTGGCCGTATCGACCTGGCGATGGTTCAACAGTTGCTCGCCAGCGATGTCACTTCGATCGACCGGTGGTACCTGTGCGGCCCGAGCGATCTCGTCACGACAATGCGCGAGGACCTCGCATCTGAAGGAGTGCCGACCGAGCGGATACACCTCGAACTGTTCCGCGGCACGAACCGATCCACACACGTCGATGCCTTCCGCAAGTCCGAAGTGACCATCACTCTGTCCGGCGCGCATCACACCGTGGAACTCGCTGCGGGCGAGACCGTCCTCGAATCCGCGCTGAAAAGCAACATCGATGCGCCGTATGCCTGTCTCGGCGGCGCGTGTGGCACTTGCAAAGCCAGAATCACAACAGGAGCGGTATCGATGGAGCAAAACTTTGCGCTTACCCCAGCCGAGGTCGACGCCGGCTTCGTACTGACCTGTCAATCTCATCCCACCACCCCGACGGTCGCAGTCGACTACGACAGCTGAGCCAACACATGCGCGAACTCCGCCAGAAGACCGCACTCGTCCGCATCGCCTCGATGGGCATCGGCAATCGCCAGGGCACTAGCGGCCTTGCTCGCTCGCCAATGGTCTCGGTGGTCCAACCGCCCGCGAACGCCCCAACGCGTGATCACCGGGCTCGGGATCATCGTCGGTCCCCCTCGTCTCGGTAGCCAAAACCATCTACCAGAGACCTCATCCATTCCCGGTCAACGAAACACCCTGCACGACAAACACTTTCGCGCCAGCACCGCGGGCACGGAACTACTTCTCGAACACGGCCTGATTCCGTCGCCGAAGGCGTGACGGAACTCCTCAGAGGTAACCAGATGTCTATACCGACTACCGCACCAGCGGTCTCCAATTTGCCCGACATCCCCGATGCGATGGCACGGGTTCGCCGCGAGTTCGCCTCGGGCCGGACCCGAGACCGCACTTGGCGTGCGGAGCAGTTGCGGAACGTGATCCGGCTGCTTGATGAGCAGGAGGATCAGATCGTAGCCGCGCTGGCTAGTGATCTTGGACGCAGCCGGGCCGAAGCCTGGATGGGCGATATATCGTCCACCAGGGGTGAGGCCGTGTTCGCCCTGAAACACCTGCGGCGGTGGATGCGCCGGCGGCGGCAGCCGCTGTCGCTGGTGCAGTATCCGGGTTCGGCCTGGGTGCAGTACGAGCCGCTCGGCGTCGTTCTGGTCATCGGCCCGTGGAATTACCCGGTGTACCTGACTCTTTCGCCGCTGGTGGCCGCGCTGGCCGCGGGCAACTGCGCGATACTCAAGCCGTCCGAGTTGGCGCCGGCCACGTCGGCCCTGCTGGCTCGGCTGGTTCCGGAATACCTGGACTCCGAGGCGGTCGTCGTGGTCGAGGGCGACGCCCCGGTCACCCAGGAGCTGCTGGCGCAGGGTTTCGACCACGTACTGTTCACCGGCGGCGACCAAATCGGAAGGAAGATCATGGCCGCGGCCGCGGCGACGCTGACTCCGGTGACCTTGGAGCTCGGCGGTAAAAGCCCGGTAATCGTGACCGCCGACGCCGACATCGCTATCGCGGCCCGCCGGATCGCCTGGGTCAAGTGCGTGAACTCGGGACAGACCTGCATCGCGCCGGACTACGTGCTGGCCGATCACCGTATCCGGGATCTGCTGGTGGACGAGATCGTAGCGGCGATCGAGCAATTCGAGGGGGAGGGAGGCGCAGACGGCCGCCGGATCGTCAACGAGCGCCAATTCGCGCGACTGGCTACCTATCTCGCGCAGACGCGCGGCACGATCGCGCTGGGCGGACGGGTCACCGAGGCGTCGTTGTCGATCGAGCCGACCGTGATCGTCGACCCGGATCCCGACGATGCGGTCATGCAGGAGGAGATCTTCGGACCTATCCTGCCGGTGTTGTCGTACGAAAGCCTCGACGATGCGATCTCATTCGTGAACTCCCGGCCGAAACCACTTGCCGGGTACTACTTCACGAAATCGGCGGCGGTGGGCGAGCGCCTGGTGGACGAGATCCCGTCCGGCGGTGCGGTGATCAACCATGTCGCCATGCACTGCCTGGTGCCGCAGCTTCCGTTCGGCGGTGTCGGCGCCAGTGGCATGGGCGCCTACCACGGCCGCTGGGGGTTCGAAGCACTCAGTCACCGGAAAGCGGTGTTGCGCAAGACCTTCCACCCGGACCTGCAGCTGATCTATCCCCCGTACAGCAAACGGGCGCTGCAGATCCTACGAAAGATCTTCTAGCTACTTACCCCTGAAATTCGCCCTGGGAAGGGATCTCTGAGATTCCGAGACTCCCGCCGATGACCGGGACCCAAACCGACAATCCTCGTGCCGCTGTTCGGGCTGATCCTGTCCCCGCTCCTGATACCCACAGCGATAGAAATCGCTGGGCGTGTGCAGGACAGGCTACAAGTGAAAGAACCGTGACCGCCTACCGTCGCGAGACCATCGGTTCGAATCCCTCCGACTTCCGGATGACCTCGGTCGCCTGAACGCGATCCTGAAAGGCAAGGTGCCCATGACTTTCGATTACGACGTCATAGTCGTCGGCTCGGGCTTCGGTGGCAGCGTGAGCGCGCTGCGCCTGACCGAGAAAGGTTACCGCGTCGGTGTTTTCGAGGCCGGCCGCCGGTTCGCCGACGACGAGTTCCCGCAAACCTCGTGGCGTATCCGGCGCTACCTATGGGCACCGGCGCTGGGCTGCTACGGAATTCAGCGGATGACGCTACTCAAGGACACTTTTGTGCTGGCCGGAGCCGGGGTGGGCGGCGGCTCCCTGGTATACGCAAACACCCTGTACGAGCCGCCGGATACCTTCTTCGCCGACGGCCAGTGGGCGCATATTACCGACTGGAAGGCCGAGCTGGCCGCGCATTACGACCAGGCGAAGCGCATGCTGGGTGTCACTGTCAATCCGGCGATCACGCCTGCGGACCGCGTCATCGCGGAGGTCGCGGAGGACATGGGAATCGCCGATACCTACCAGCGCACACCGGTGGGTGTGTTCTTCGGCGGGCCCGGGCGCCGGCCGG
Protein-coding sequences here:
- a CDS encoding PucR family transcriptional regulator, whose product is MEALEPADGAEAGRGIAAYFLANVSSLADDMQRYIVERVPEVAGDAELRGLTLGSCSSNLEAVLSMVRHGIDIAAVEAPVTALEHARAMASRGHSVDVMLRFYRLGHEFFTEKLSEALTDSIDDPAVALRTFVDLERFGFRYIDRISSLVAAEYVAELDRRQNQARAERADVVRALLAGERVDIARAERVLGHRLTGRQIGFVCWVDDRGVDLEGFARQVGRFLGAGHSLVVADGPLAVWGWASITGEVRTSLTGMATEFPGESKNVHIAVGSPYPGAAGFRTSHLEALRTRRVIELSGRAAPSITQFSDVALVDAISRDLDAARAFVAAQLGALARDDAKERGERAALLAVLDAQGSLAIAARTLGIHRNTVLQRVRRAEERRGRPATVKIAELHAALLVCDVLGASVLRES
- a CDS encoding fatty acid desaturase, with amino-acid sequence MSTTTRHPQPPAAASQHALPDPGEQVPTLSWPIVGIFTFALALFGASTWAALTDALPAIATIAASSAAIFVLFTVLHDASHYSISSHRWVNVAFGRVAMFFVSPLISFKSFAFIHIEHHRNTNDGEFDPDHFVSAAPWWQLPIRFPAMDLPYIGFLVRNLRRRPRAEVLETAALMTFSVTVIVAAAFAGYLWTLAVICLIPGRVAMFVLAWWFDWLPHHDLEDTQRENRYRATRNRVGSEWILTPLLLSQNYHLVHHLHPSIPFYRYVAVWRRNEAAYLERDSAIGTVFGQQLDATQYREWKRLNGKLAALLPVRIPRSSAARHASAHPIPVTSVEPLTPDSVKVTFDVPDHLSDQFQFQAGQHLTVRRRIGGREVRRNYSICTSATSGELAIGVRHIAGGMFSTFAVETLRAGDVLELMTPTGSFGAPLDPLARRDYVAVAAGSGITPILSIMRTTMEIETESRFILFYGNRTAESTMFASELDELESRYADRLRIFHIRSGEAHHPAAVRGRIDLAMVQQLLASDVTSIDRWYLCGPSDLVTTMREDLASEGVPTERIHLELFRGTNRSTHVDAFRKSEVTITLSGAHHTVELAAGETVLESALKSNIDAPYACLGGACGTCKARITTGAVSMEQNFALTPAEVDAGFVLTCQSHPTTPTVAVDYDS
- a CDS encoding aldehyde dehydrogenase family protein encodes the protein MARVRREFASGRTRDRTWRAEQLRNVIRLLDEQEDQIVAALASDLGRSRAEAWMGDISSTRGEAVFALKHLRRWMRRRRQPLSLVQYPGSAWVQYEPLGVVLVIGPWNYPVYLTLSPLVAALAAGNCAILKPSELAPATSALLARLVPEYLDSEAVVVVEGDAPVTQELLAQGFDHVLFTGGDQIGRKIMAAAAATLTPVTLELGGKSPVIVTADADIAIAARRIAWVKCVNSGQTCIAPDYVLADHRIRDLLVDEIVAAIEQFEGEGGADGRRIVNERQFARLATYLAQTRGTIALGGRVTEASLSIEPTVIVDPDPDDAVMQEEIFGPILPVLSYESLDDAISFVNSRPKPLAGYYFTKSAAVGERLVDEIPSGGAVINHVAMHCLVPQLPFGGVGASGMGAYHGRWGFEALSHRKAVLRKTFHPDLQLIYPPYSKRALQILRKIF